DNA sequence from the Carnobacterium funditum DSM 5970 genome:
TTCTTTAATTGCTTCTTGAGCTTGTTTTTTTGTACCTACGAATAGAGCGATTCCGCCGTTCTCAGATACTTCTTTCATGTATGTGTATGCAGTATCAGCTAACTTAACCGTTTTTTGTAAGTCGATGATGTAGATACCGTTTCTTTCTGTAAAGATAAAACGTTTCATTTTCGGGTTCCAACGACGTGTTTGGTGACCGAAATGCACGCCTGCTTCAAGCAATTGTTTCATTGAGATTACTGCCATGATTTGTTTCCTCCATTGGTTTTATTTTTTCCTCCCCCAAGTTCAACTGTAAGGAGACTTGAATGCTCAAGCACCGTCCTTTACATCCGCTGGGGTGTGAAATTATTTGGTATTTTAATACCATTTATTATTATACGGTTTATTACTAAATAAATCAAGTGAAAAGAACAATATATTCAATTTCTTGAAAAATGTTCTTTTTCACGGTTTGACATACGCTGCTCCAGCATGTTGCTGTTCAATAATCTCTAAAATACCTGAAGAAACAATTGTTACCGCTGAGTTTAATTGCTCTCTTTTAATACTGTGTCCCTGCATAGAATTATTACAAGCTACAAATAAGATGTTTTGCTGCACAAAAGCCTCAACTGTTTCTGCAATTTCAGGATTTAAATAGCCTTTTATAGCTGAACCATTAACTACTACTTCAATCTCAAAATAGACTTGTTCTTTTTTGAGATTGCGTATGTTCCCTAGTACTGTTGACCATTTCTCTTCTTCATCAATATGAATGACAACTTTTCTCATACAGCATCTACCTATCTTTTTAGTCATCTGGTTGCATTTTTAGTTTCCAATACTTAATATTTCACGAATATCTGCTTCTGTTAACTGAGTCAATGATTGTTGTTCTTTGCCTTCAGAAGTAATCACTTGATCAAACAATGCTTTTTTCTCTTGTTGCATTGAATTAATTTTTTCTTCTATCGTTCCTTCCGCAATTAGGCGCCATACCTCGACAACTTTCTTTTGACCTAAGCGATGAGCACGTCCTGCTGCTTGCTCTTCTACTGCGGGATTCCACCATAAGTCATATAAAATGACGGTATCGGCTCCCGTTAAGTTTAAGCCTGTCCCACCGGCTTTCAATGAGATAAGGAAAATTTCTTTTTCTCCATCATTGAAACGGTTGACCATCTCTAAACGATCTTTAGGTTTTGTTTGTCCACTTAAATAAAAAGTGTCTATTCCTTCAGCAGCGAGTTCTCGTTCAATGATTGATAACATAGAAGTAAATTGAGAAAAAATCAGTACGCGCTTTTTGCTTTCTTTTGCTGTTTCTAACAATTCTTTTAATTGCTCTAATTTTCCTGATTCTCCTTGATAATCATCTAAGAATAAACGAGGATCACAACAAATTTGACGTAATCTAGTCAGGCCTGAAAGTATCTCGATTCTATTTTTTCTAAAATCATCTCCTGACATTTTCTGTACACTTTCTTGTATTCTTTGCAGATAAGCTAAATAAACTGTTTTCTGTTCTTTTGTCATTGAACTATAAAGATTAGTTTCTATTTTATCTGGTAATTCTTTTAATACATCCTTTTTGAGTCTTCTCAGCACAAATGGTCGAATCATCTTGGAAACTTGTTCATAAGGTAAAGTCTTAAATTGTTTAATGGTTGGGAAAAAACCTGGCATAATTAATTGGAAAATTGCCCATAGTTCTTCTATTTTATTCTCAATCGGAGTTCCACTTAACGCAAATCTTTTTTTGATGCTTAATCCTCTAAGCGCTTGAGCTGTTTTAGTATGATAATTTTTCACCATTTGTGATTCATCCAGCACTAATAAACTGAACTCTTGTTTTTTATAAATATCCGCATCCTGTCTAAAACTTGGATAAGAGGTGATTAATACTTGATTTTTCTTTACAGATTGGATAATAGTCATTCTTTCTTCAGCTGTGCCTGCAACAACAAAATTTTCAACAGAAGGTGCAAATTTTATTAATTC
Encoded proteins:
- a CDS encoding DsrE family protein produces the protein MRKVVIHIDEEEKWSTVLGNIRNLKKEQVYFEIEVVVNGSAIKGYLNPEIAETVEAFVQQNILFVACNNSMQGHSIKREQLNSAVTIVSSGILEIIEQQHAGAAYVKP